The following coding sequences lie in one Bacteroides helcogenes P 36-108 genomic window:
- a CDS encoding PH domain-containing protein — protein MSYIQNNLQAGEEIKYKADIHWYIFVYPAILLLVGAFFLSAQTGFIYYIGLLLLLLGLFQLIKRVLLKIGAEYVVTNKKVILKSGILSRDALELILSKCEGLRINQSIMGRILGFGSIVVTTGGATNRFNFIANPMKFRNEINAQIQ, from the coding sequence ATGAGTTATATTCAAAATAACCTACAAGCAGGTGAAGAAATAAAATATAAGGCAGATATTCACTGGTATATATTCGTATATCCGGCAATATTATTATTAGTGGGTGCTTTCTTTTTATCTGCACAGACAGGCTTCATTTATTATATAGGCTTACTTTTGTTATTGTTAGGGCTGTTCCAGTTAATAAAAAGAGTTCTCCTAAAGATAGGGGCTGAATATGTTGTTACAAATAAAAAGGTCATTCTAAAATCAGGTATTCTAAGTCGGGACGCTCTTGAATTGATTTTAAGTAAATGTGAGGGACTACGGATTAATCAAAGTATTATGGGACGTATTTTAGGTTTTGGCTCTATTGTCGTAACTACGGGTGGGGCAACAAATAGATTTAACTTTATTGCCAATCCTATGAAATTCAGAAACGAAATCAATGCGCAAATTCAATAA
- a CDS encoding immunity 17 family protein: protein MTATDIYEAMNSKAESFFEWAQTSNPKYGLLFATGLLAFWLTGLLLRWKWACHWQFNGKLWLFDGCKPETRRRIQIVLVSAALVACLTMFFVWR from the coding sequence ATGACAGCTACCGATATATACGAAGCAATGAACAGCAAGGCTGAATCATTTTTCGAGTGGGCGCAAACAAGCAACCCGAAATACGGGTTGCTGTTTGCGACCGGGCTGCTTGCATTCTGGCTCACGGGGCTTTTGCTCCGCTGGAAATGGGCGTGTCACTGGCAGTTCAACGGAAAGCTATGGCTTTTCGACGGCTGCAAGCCCGAAACACGCCGCCGGATTCAGATTGTATTGGTCAGCGCAGCGTTAGTCGCCTGCCTGACGATGTTCTTCGTATGGAGGTGA
- a CDS encoding WG repeat-containing protein: MGKIITIIMAMLLCGCSSVKHYGVFQYDNGNDPIRDGMYRIVDKRGCIRHADGNGKTVIKPRFAFGFPFEEGKAKVTNKGEMKEVPGSGGEYHSWESDESIRHWGAVRMKPHCSMLLACWLIFT; this comes from the coding sequence ATGGGTAAAATTATAACAATCATTATGGCAATGTTGCTATGCGGTTGCAGCTCCGTGAAACACTACGGCGTGTTTCAATATGACAACGGCAACGACCCCATACGTGATGGTATGTACCGTATTGTGGATAAGCGAGGTTGCATCAGGCATGCGGACGGGAACGGCAAAACGGTCATAAAACCGCGCTTTGCTTTCGGATTCCCTTTCGAGGAGGGCAAGGCAAAGGTGACGAATAAAGGCGAGATGAAGGAAGTGCCCGGTTCGGGCGGAGAATACCACTCTTGGGAAAGCGACGAATCTATAAGGCATTGGGGCGCAGTGAGGATGAAACCGCATTGTTCAATGCTCTTGGCGTGTTGGCTTATTTTCACCTGA
- a CDS encoding response regulator transcription factor produces MDKIKDTQAINRFFKPIECKLNISAEEYHNLQACIAMVDAASRTTNQSLYIIDYNKKNFLFVSNNPLFLCGYSPDEVKEMGYGFYLKVVPEEEIGMLMEINEAGFDWLYHHPKEIRLDLTIEYDFHLKNESSMPLMIHHQLTPILLNEEGDIWLALCNVSLSSATGHGNVTMNQRNSSAHYEYSFVTRRWKEVNNIALTERESDILRYSIKGLSNTEIGEKLFIDASTVKFHKRKIFDKLHTDNITEAINVAVCKKLI; encoded by the coding sequence ATGGATAAGATAAAGGATACTCAAGCCATCAATCGTTTCTTCAAACCGATTGAATGCAAGTTGAATATATCGGCTGAAGAATATCATAATCTCCAGGCGTGTATTGCTATGGTTGATGCTGCTTCACGAACAACAAATCAAAGTTTGTACATAATAGACTATAACAAAAAGAATTTCCTTTTTGTTTCAAACAACCCACTGTTTCTATGTGGTTATTCCCCCGATGAAGTAAAGGAAATGGGATATGGATTCTATCTAAAAGTAGTACCTGAAGAAGAGATTGGTATGCTTATGGAAATAAATGAAGCAGGTTTCGATTGGTTATATCATCACCCCAAAGAAATTCGTTTAGATCTGACGATAGAATACGATTTCCATTTGAAGAATGAAAGCTCTATGCCATTAATGATTCATCATCAACTTACTCCGATTTTACTGAATGAAGAGGGTGATATTTGGCTTGCCTTATGCAATGTGTCTCTTTCTTCTGCTACAGGACATGGCAACGTCACAATGAATCAAAGGAATAGCTCTGCTCATTACGAATATTCATTTGTGACCAGACGATGGAAAGAGGTCAACAATATCGCGTTAACAGAACGAGAGTCGGATATTCTTCGCTATTCCATTAAAGGATTATCCAACACCGAAATAGGAGAAAAATTATTTATTGATGCAAGTACCGTAAAGTTTCATAAACGAAAGATATTTGACAAACTTCATACTGACAATATTACAGAAGCTATAAATGTCGCAGTCTGCAAGAAATTAATTTAG
- a CDS encoding helix-turn-helix domain-containing protein codes for MKQETYIKVVNEVVQRIGKHVDVVMDVKQVSEYLGLSVGAVRKRCQRNQLPFHRNAKHLYFSKMEVDAVLLGRNNSIG; via the coding sequence ATGAAACAGGAAACATACATAAAAGTCGTGAACGAGGTCGTTCAAAGAATAGGAAAACATGTAGATGTGGTGATGGATGTAAAACAAGTCTCTGAATACTTGGGCTTGTCTGTTGGAGCAGTCCGTAAGCGCTGCCAGCGAAACCAACTTCCCTTTCATCGAAATGCGAAACATCTTTATTTCAGCAAGATGGAAGTAGATGCCGTTTTACTTGGTCGTAACAATTCAATCGGATGA
- a CDS encoding virulence RhuM family protein, translated as MAKKYIRNSTAEFLIFNLEAKEQGVEVMYRDESIWATQKAIATLFDVGVPAVSKHLSNIYNEGELSQEATISKMEIVQTEGMREVTRSVDYYNLDAIISVGYRVNSKRATQFRQWCTGVIRQFSIRGYIIDKKRMENGAFLNEDYFEHLLAEIREIRLSERRFYQKVTDLYATSIDYNRDAPTTRLFFKQMQNMMHYAVHQHTAAEMIVARANAEKEHMGLTTWENAPTGKIVKTDVSIAKNYLKQNELESMGRLVNAFLDIAEERAKRHIPMTMEDWSKNIIQYFTFTGHPILKGNGVVSHDDAKLFAETEFEKYRVVQDYLYNSDFDKLSNGNLPFIDIPDDKL; from the coding sequence ATGGCAAAGAAATATATTAGGAATAGTACTGCTGAGTTTCTCATCTTCAATTTAGAAGCAAAGGAACAAGGTGTAGAAGTAATGTATCGTGATGAGTCCATTTGGGCTACTCAGAAAGCCATTGCAACCTTATTTGATGTAGGTGTGCCTGCGGTAAGCAAGCATCTTTCAAATATCTACAATGAAGGAGAGCTTAGTCAAGAGGCAACTATTTCCAAAATGGAAATAGTTCAAACTGAGGGTATGCGTGAAGTTACCAGAAGTGTTGATTACTATAATCTTGATGCCATCATATCAGTAGGCTATCGCGTAAATTCAAAAAGGGCTACACAATTCAGACAATGGTGTACGGGGGTTATTCGGCAATTTTCTATCAGAGGATATATCATTGATAAAAAGCGAATGGAAAACGGAGCATTTCTTAATGAAGACTACTTCGAACATTTACTTGCTGAAATACGCGAGATACGTCTTAGTGAACGCCGCTTCTATCAAAAAGTAACCGACTTGTATGCCACATCTATTGATTACAATCGTGACGCTCCAACTACACGTTTGTTCTTTAAACAAATGCAGAATATGATGCACTATGCTGTTCATCAACACACCGCTGCTGAAATGATTGTGGCAAGAGCTAACGCAGAAAAAGAGCATATGGGATTGACAACCTGGGAAAATGCGCCAACTGGAAAAATTGTCAAAACAGATGTGTCCATAGCTAAAAATTATCTTAAGCAAAATGAATTAGAATCTATGGGGAGGCTTGTTAATGCTTTTCTTGACATTGCAGAGGAAAGAGCAAAAAGACACATTCCTATGACCATGGAGGATTGGTCAAAAAATATAATTCAATACTTCACATTTACTGGACATCCCATACTAAAAGGTAATGGTGTGGTTAGCCATGATGATGCCAAATTGTTTGCTGAAACAGAATTTGAGAAATATAGAGTTGTACAAGATTATCTCTATAATTCGGATTTCGACAAGCTTAGTAATGGAAATTTGCCTTTTATAGACATACCGGATGATAAATTATGA
- a CDS encoding DUF5071 domain-containing protein, whose protein sequence is MNEQRLIPKDKFDLDAAKRLSLATPEQVSVVATSILEWIADMNYPVALEIIHVLPKFHKELLPSIKQILVNQENDTIWKYWIISQLLIQFPQESLLTLLPIKKLKHLAILPRFLKKGNEEKLKEMLSLLNW, encoded by the coding sequence ATGAATGAACAAAGATTGATACCTAAAGATAAATTTGATTTAGACGCAGCTAAGCGTCTGTCATTGGCAACTCCTGAACAAGTATCGGTTGTGGCAACCTCTATTCTGGAATGGATTGCTGACATGAATTACCCTGTTGCATTAGAGATTATTCATGTCTTACCAAAATTTCACAAAGAACTTTTGCCAAGCATCAAACAGATATTGGTGAATCAGGAAAATGATACCATTTGGAAATATTGGATTATCAGTCAGCTTTTAATTCAATTTCCCCAAGAAAGCCTACTAACATTACTTCCCATTAAGAAGCTAAAGCATTTAGCTATCTTACCAAGATTCCTGAAAAAAGGAAATGAAGAAAAACTTAAGGAAATGTTGTCGTTGCTAAATTGGTAA
- a CDS encoding DUF3997 domain-containing protein gives MKKGMKIKIFLIMLLSQFCSCDGIYNKHILGNFYLTACDTIHELCLSYYDSVSKCYPIIVDCGVYDVRYNKEYIIVKRHPFLKPDSRLEYNEDVTEFYIVKVVHTTYFGDENCLGPFTEEEFVTKEKELNVGKLLEFPF, from the coding sequence ATGAAGAAAGGTATGAAAATAAAGATTTTTTTGATAATGCTTCTTTCACAGTTTTGTAGCTGTGATGGTATATACAATAAACATATACTTGGAAATTTTTATCTGACGGCTTGTGATACCATACATGAATTGTGCTTATCCTACTATGATTCCGTATCAAAATGTTATCCGATTATTGTGGATTGTGGAGTTTATGATGTTCGGTACAACAAGGAGTACATCATCGTGAAAAGACATCCGTTCTTAAAACCGGATTCAAGATTGGAATACAACGAGGATGTTACAGAATTTTATATAGTAAAGGTTGTTCACACGACATATTTTGGGGACGAAAACTGTTTAGGGCCTTTTACGGAAGAAGAATTTGTAACAAAAGAAAAAGAATTGAATGTAGGAAAATTGTTGGAGTTTCCGTTTTAA
- a CDS encoding DUF1266 domain-containing protein: MTDFDWMLWVVIPIIIVCYLYRHVWPTVRKFIRFFQGIRLNPHSHLMEAEYKKLSVGSLYALQQGAYLNSLTLDIKDKLPTILSDWWGIYNAQDAKQTLEYLGEKGFTYYFPYVYQAFLLDDEEARDRIFQQLMDSQEDYDKAVDQLQNLEDCYDELLECVTITCREDLLRYGVTGWDAGRLNFMARACYDMKYISEAEAWHYIDRAYEMVHSRFSSWHDFAMSYVIGRALWGGKNASNSGMMYMAEDLLKSEKSPWTKIEW; encoded by the coding sequence ATGACTGACTTTGACTGGATGCTTTGGGTAGTAATCCCAATTATCATCGTCTGCTATCTTTATCGTCACGTATGGCCTACCGTACGCAAGTTTATTCGCTTTTTTCAGGGCATACGCCTCAATCCCCATTCCCACTTGATGGAAGCTGAGTATAAGAAGCTGTCCGTAGGTTCTCTTTATGCCTTGCAGCAGGGGGCCTATCTTAACTCGCTGACACTGGACATCAAAGATAAGCTCCCCACCATTCTTTCCGATTGGTGGGGCATCTATAATGCCCAAGATGCCAAGCAGACATTGGAATACCTCGGCGAGAAAGGATTTACCTATTACTTTCCCTACGTTTATCAAGCTTTTCTGTTGGATGACGAGGAGGCGAGAGACCGGATTTTCCAACAACTCATGGATAGTCAGGAGGATTATGACAAAGCCGTGGACCAGTTGCAAAATCTCGAAGATTGCTATGATGAATTACTGGAGTGTGTCACTATCACTTGTCGGGAAGACCTGCTGCGCTACGGTGTAACGGGTTGGGATGCCGGACGTCTTAACTTCATGGCACGTGCTTGCTATGACATGAAGTATATCTCCGAAGCCGAAGCGTGGCATTACATAGATCGCGCCTACGAAATGGTACACAGCCGTTTTTCTTCATGGCATGACTTTGCTATGAGCTATGTCATCGGGCGTGCATTATGGGGAGGTAAAAACGCATCCAACTCTGGTATGATGTATATGGCAGAGGATTTACTGAAAAGCGAGAAAAGCCCGTGGACAAAAATCGAATGGTAA
- a CDS encoding DUF4948 family protein gives MPPSDEEMIRHFNTHEAAFNKVYEIMADCTEGSFHYPPLSPEGIIILDSATQEIELSDETNDEQDILVYGLLKLERILLDSLLAEIGCGLVLVDRQEREMADSLKLSLIMPYYSHGIAVAGTSKSFVYDPELRSRRNISITEQGDLNEIYRRTYNNTTLYKPIKGNWYIELDHER, from the coding sequence ATGCCACCGTCGGACGAGGAAATGATACGGCACTTCAATACGCACGAGGCGGCGTTTAACAAGGTGTACGAAATCATGGCGGATTGTACGGAAGGGAGTTTTCATTATCCGCCGCTTTCCCCCGAAGGCATTATTATACTCGATTCGGCAACGCAGGAGATCGAACTATCCGATGAAACGAATGATGAACAAGACATCCTGGTGTATGGGCTGTTGAAGCTGGAGCGAATACTGCTCGATTCCTTATTGGCAGAGATAGGATGCGGTCTCGTCCTTGTTGACCGTCAGGAGCGGGAAATGGCAGATTCGCTAAAGTTGAGCCTCATAATGCCGTACTACTCCCACGGTATCGCGGTTGCCGGAACGTCCAAGAGTTTCGTTTACGATCCTGAATTGAGAAGCCGCCGGAATATCAGCATCACCGAACAAGGCGACCTGAACGAAATCTACCGCAGGACATATAACAACACCACGCTGTACAAGCCCATCAAGGGGAATTGGTACATCGAGTTAGATCACGAAAGATAA
- a CDS encoding outer membrane beta-barrel family protein: MKYLIACISLLLVSYSQAREIKGTVVDSQKNVIVGTSIVLQTPDSIFVDACITDAEGHFSFKKEMDNYRLIIQHISYQTRLLSVTDGLLPSPIVLEEKSENLKEVVVKASRPIVRVNGSGGLVYNAKQIIQDRPVTNALDILDEVPGIIKENDSYSVAGANNTSIIINGRRSSMSVDELKSLLATTSAYQIKSVEVNYNTPEQYGVRGASINVVMEKKRSDKLKTSGDVYTTGYLGRKYYQALGGHIDLIQKRWSFDLSCGIATTDKLNKGFTDTYHNISDKVYHITEPLSYLTDLSGQRVTGRFCYDFKNKDALSLFYDIKHTDRKIMTEAPLFFDGTEVSKNNSTIKGDEYMHIANIEYRHRNFSIGGDFVFFDYDTKQDLMEKGTSTDNHLLSDNVQKVKKSSIYLNNSNKVGIGTISYGMDVSYSVSNSTFSNEWASGNLDNYDNHSEQTEESANAFINWSQKSGKKVSLSAGVTVQYFYARMKNKSGSYTMWNQFNIFPTINFRYNITKSRSLLFTLSTERTYPRYYYTSEAKRYENSYKVAVGNPDLKPTSSYEIHLNHVWKSRYIAGVYASFSPDDILDCCYMEPDKLQMSTLRFNVDYTNRYGIIGVIPYSWSGAFNTQLNMDFFYSNQKGQMKEISFNAKKITGVISLNNNFTLNKSKTLALQLGGVYRLPQSFYINRIEGFGYATGGLSWKPKNSGWSVILKATDLFNTNKFRVAYHYQPQNIKMETDKDFRQVSLNVRYVFNSFKQKKMRVVDTSRIGL, translated from the coding sequence ATGAAATATTTGATTGCTTGTATCTCCCTATTGCTTGTATCTTATTCACAAGCAAGAGAAATTAAGGGAACTGTTGTCGATTCTCAAAAGAATGTGATAGTCGGGACATCAATAGTTCTTCAAACTCCAGATTCTATTTTTGTGGATGCTTGCATCACCGATGCGGAAGGGCATTTCTCATTCAAAAAAGAAATGGATAACTATCGGCTGATTATTCAGCATATATCCTACCAAACAAGGCTGCTTTCTGTTACGGATGGATTATTACCTTCACCCATTGTACTTGAAGAAAAAAGCGAAAATTTAAAAGAAGTGGTGGTAAAGGCATCCCGCCCTATCGTGAGAGTCAATGGTAGCGGAGGTTTGGTCTATAATGCCAAGCAGATTATCCAAGACCGTCCGGTAACCAATGCGTTGGATATACTTGACGAAGTACCCGGCATTATCAAGGAGAACGACAGTTACTCCGTAGCGGGAGCCAACAACACGAGCATTATCATCAATGGTCGAAGAAGCAGTATGAGTGTTGATGAATTGAAAAGTCTGTTAGCCACAACTTCTGCTTATCAGATTAAGAGCGTGGAGGTGAATTACAATACTCCGGAACAATATGGAGTGCGTGGCGCGTCCATTAACGTAGTAATGGAGAAGAAGCGCAGTGACAAACTAAAAACCAGCGGTGATGTTTATACGACAGGGTATCTCGGACGAAAGTATTATCAGGCATTAGGGGGGCATATTGACCTTATACAGAAGCGTTGGTCGTTTGATTTGTCCTGTGGCATTGCCACTACCGACAAACTCAACAAGGGCTTTACCGATACTTATCACAATATAAGTGATAAAGTATATCATATAACCGAGCCTCTTTCATATCTTACAGATTTGTCAGGACAAAGAGTTACAGGTAGATTCTGCTATGATTTCAAGAACAAGGACGCTTTGTCTCTTTTCTATGACATCAAGCATACGGACAGAAAGATAATGACGGAAGCCCCACTGTTTTTTGACGGTACAGAAGTCAGTAAGAACAATAGTACCATAAAGGGCGATGAATATATGCATATTGCCAATATAGAGTACCGTCATCGCAACTTTAGTATTGGTGGAGATTTTGTGTTCTTTGATTATGACACCAAGCAGGATTTAATGGAGAAAGGGACAAGTACTGACAATCATCTCTTGTCTGATAATGTTCAGAAGGTAAAAAAAAGCAGTATCTACCTGAATAATAGCAATAAAGTAGGAATCGGAACAATTTCTTATGGGATGGATGTCAGCTATTCTGTTTCCAACAGTACGTTCAGCAATGAGTGGGCATCCGGTAATTTGGATAATTATGACAACCATTCGGAGCAGACCGAAGAATCTGCCAATGCGTTTATAAATTGGTCACAAAAATCAGGCAAAAAAGTCTCCTTATCGGCAGGTGTTACTGTCCAGTACTTTTATGCTCGTATGAAGAACAAGAGTGGCTCATATACCATGTGGAACCAATTCAATATCTTTCCGACGATAAACTTTCGTTATAATATAACCAAGAGCCGCAGCCTGCTGTTCACGTTATCGACAGAACGGACTTATCCTCGTTATTATTATACCAGTGAAGCGAAAAGGTACGAGAACAGCTATAAGGTGGCAGTCGGAAACCCTGACCTGAAACCTACCTCCTCTTACGAAATTCATCTGAACCATGTATGGAAGAGCCGATACATTGCAGGGGTATATGCTTCGTTCAGTCCAGACGATATTCTTGATTGTTGTTATATGGAACCTGATAAATTACAAATGAGCACATTGAGGTTTAATGTCGATTACACAAACAGATATGGTATCATAGGCGTAATTCCCTATTCATGGAGCGGTGCATTCAATACTCAGTTAAATATGGATTTCTTCTATTCAAATCAAAAAGGGCAAATGAAAGAAATATCATTTAATGCAAAGAAGATAACAGGAGTTATTTCGTTGAATAATAATTTTACACTCAATAAATCTAAAACGTTGGCATTGCAGTTGGGTGGGGTTTATAGACTGCCACAGTCATTCTACATTAATAGAATAGAAGGATTTGGGTATGCGACAGGAGGTCTTTCATGGAAACCTAAAAATAGCGGTTGGAGTGTAATCCTGAAAGCGACCGACCTTTTCAATACAAATAAATTCCGTGTAGCCTATCACTATCAGCCACAGAATATAAAAATGGAGACAGATAAAGACTTTCGTCAGGTATCGCTAAATGTCCGCTATGTGTTCAATTCATTCAAACAGAAAAAGATGCGTGTGGTTGATACTTCACGTATTGGATTATAA